The Terriglobia bacterium nucleotide sequence CCAGCGCGCCGCTTTCCCGAAGGCGGTGGAAGCAACCCGGATGATCTCAATGCCACGGTAGGATTCGCGCGCGGCAAATCGCCGCGATGGATCGTCGTAAGCGCGGGCGCCGGTGACGACCGTCACCTGATACCCGGCATCGCCGAGGGCGAGGGCGAGGTCGGTGGCGTGCTGCGCCGTGGAAACGACGTCAGGATAAAAGGCCTGGTTCAGGATCACAATGCGGCGGCGCGGCCCGCTCATGACGGCGGCCTCGGCCTGCCTCTCGGATGATGGCGCGTTCGCGGGCATGTCACCAGGAAAGCGAGAAATGTCCTTCGGTGATAAAACCGCCGGACTGGATATTGATGAGCTGAGCGCAGCCGACCAGCTTGCCCTTGAGCTCCTCGTCCGCCAGCTTTTCCATGTTGCGCAGGCGAACCATCTGCGCGTTGGTGGCGGCGCGGCACATGAGCGCCTGCGGCAGGGACTCGAGCTCGGGATGCTGCGCGGCGGCGCCTTCGGTGGTGACGACCAGCATGGGAGACTTCATCATCTGCGCCAAGTGCTCCGCGCCGGCCACGACGTAGGCGATTCCCTTGCTGAGCAGGGTGTGCCCGTCGAGCACCTGGTCGAAGATTTTTTCCACCAATGGCAGCGCCGCTTCACTGACCGGCAGGCAGAAGCGGATGTGCAAGGACAGCAGGTAGACGAAAGTAAACGGCAGAAAAAGGTCGGCAGGTTCGACCGCTCCGGCAAGCAAATCCGGCAGGAGCAACACCGCGAAGGGCGCCGCGGCGGGCTGGGCTGGTGCTGCCTGATGCTGAGTTGACATAGAGTTTCAGTTTCAGTTTCGGTTTCAGTTGCAGTTTCGCGGGATCAGATCGGCTCCGGCTGAAACTGAAACTGAAACTCGAAACTGTCTTACTAGTGCTCGACCAGGTAATCGCCGACGAAAAGTTTGTCCATGCGGGTACGCTGGAAGCAGTTGAGCGCGTCCTGCGGCGTGCAAACGATGGGCTCGTCCTCATTGAACGAAGTGTTGAGCACCACGGGAACGCCGGTGATCTTGTCGAAATCGCGGATCAAATCGTAGTAGCGCGGGTTGGTGCTGCGCGAGACGGTCTGCAGGCGCCCGGAGCCGTCCACGTGGGTGATGGCGGGAACCTGCGCGCGCTTGTCGGCCTTCACCTGGTACACCATGAGCATGCTGGGTGCAGGGTGAGTCTGCTCGAAATATTCCTCGACGCGGTCTTCCAGGATGGAGGGCGCGAAGGGCCGGAAAGGCTCGCGCTTCTTGATGCGCGCATTGAGGATGTCCTTCATTTCGGCGCGGCGCGGGTCGACCACGATGCTGCGATTGCCCAGCGCGCGGGGGCCGAATTCCATCCGCCCCTGGAACCAGCCGACAATCTGGCCGTCGGCAATGGCCCGCGCCGCCGTCTGCGTCACGCACTCCGGCTGGAGGCGGGTGTGCCGCATACCGGAGCCGAGCACCGCCGCTTCGATCTGTCCGTTCTCGTAACCCGGACCGGTGTAGGCGTGTTCCATGACGAAGGCGCGCGGCTGCTTGAGCTCGATATTGTGCAGGTAATAGCAGACACCGACCGCGGTGCCGGCATCGCCCGCCGCGGGTTGTGCGTAGATCTGCTTGAAGGGGGTGTGCAGCAGGATTTTTCCGTTCATCACGGAATTGAAGGCCACGCCGCCGGAAAGGCACAGGCGATCGCCGCCGGTCTGCTGATGCAGGTGCTGGAGAATGTGGAAGCTGACTTCTTCCAGGCGAGCCTGCAAGGACGCCGCGACATCTTCCTGGCGGGAAGACATCGGGCCGCCTTTTTCGCGTGCCGGACCGAAGGTCTCGATAAATCGGTCGGAGAAGATGCGGCCGATGGTGGGCGAGCCCTCGTCCCAGGTCATCTCGACGCCCTCGGAGTGATGGAGGAAATAGTCGAGGTTCAGCTTGAAGCGCCCGTCTTTCTCGGTGGTGACGATTTCGCGGAACTGGTCCAGGAAGCGCGGCTTGCCGTAAGGCGCCAGACCCATCACCTTGCCTTCGTCGCCGTAGTGCGGGAAGCCGAGATACTGGGTGGTGGCGGTGTACACGCAGCCCATGGAGTGGGGAAACTCGATCTCGCCCAGCACCTGCATCCTGGCGCCTTCGCCGAGGCCCCACATGGTGCTGATAAAGTCGCCGAAGCCGTCAATGGAGAGAATGGCGGCGCGCTCGAATTCCGAGACCAGGAAGCAGCTCGCCATGTGCGCCTTGTGGTGTTCCACGTTGTGGAACTGGGCGCGGAACTGGTCGGCGGGAATCTCCAGGGCACGGGCCAGCTCATCTTTCAGGTTGCGGACCTTGGCGGCATTGGCCAAGCGGGTGCCGATCAGGTTTCCTACCTTGCTCAGGCGCGACATGGAAAACAGGATTTTCTTGTGCAGGTTGGCGGACGGGTCGCGCGAGATGCCGATGTGGTCGAGATCGGCGGGCGTGATGCCGGCCTCTTGCAGGCAATAACGCACCGCCATCGCGGGAAATCCGGCACAGTGTTTCTTGCGGTTGAAACGTTCTTCTTCGACGGCGGCGATCAATTGGCCGTCTTGGATCAGGGCGGCGGCGGCATCACCGTGGTAGGCGTTTATCCCCAGAATGTACAAGGATTCTCCTTACCTGGAATTGTGGTTTGGGGGCTCAATGTGGGGCGATCGCACGAATATTGTAGGGAAAGGTGCGCCGCGCCGTAAATAGCCGGACAGCACCTCCGGCGAGGCCCGCTCACTTGGCAATCGAGGCCCACAGCAGATAGCTCAGGATGATGACGGTACAGAAGAGGGCGAGATTCTTCAGCTCGCGCCGATACGGATAAATCCACTTCTGATAGAAAGGGCGGGGCCGGTGGTGCCGCCGATGGCGATGGGAACTGTGCCCGTGCTCTTGGCGTTCCGGTGAGGCATGGGCGTCTTCGCTCGGTTCGGGACTCATGATGAGAAACGCCGGATCCAGGTGACCTCGCCACCTGAGTCGTTGGGAGGAGCATACCACGAATTCGCGGACCATCATCGGCATCGCGCCTGTGGATTATTGGCGTCGGCGGAACTCGTAGATCTTGGCGTCGATCATCAGACGAAACCAGCAGCCCTGGAGAAAATGAAAGATCAGTCCTTCGCGTCCGTCGAGGAACCCCAGACGGAAGAAATACCGGTAGATCCAGTACAGGAAGGGACGCAGGAACAGCGGCCAGCGCCCATAAAATCCCTCGCGCAGCCAACGGCGCCGCTGAATGGGATCGCCAAAAGCATCGGCGCGCACGCGGTTGGGAGCGCGCTCGCTCTCCAATGCCTCCCGCGCTTCCAGTTCCGCCCAGCGCAGATGGCGAAGCGTCCATTGATTCAAGTCGGAGGTGAGCACGTCAATGTAGTCGTGGCGGAGCGCGAGCGATTTTCCGGGAACCACGAAATGCTGGTCGTAGAGGCGTGTCTCGCAACTGCCGCGGTCCTTGCGAAACAACCGGAGGTGATACGCGGGATAGTGGCCGCCGTGGCGGATCCAGCGTCCCATGAACACGGTGCGTTTGCGAAACAGGAAACCGTCCAGGGCGGCGGGAGGATTGTGCAGGACCTCGTTGATCTCGGCGACCAGCGGGGGCGTGAGACGCTCGTCGGAATCCAGGTGCAGCACCCACGCGGCGTGCAGCGGCAGGTTCTGCTGCGCCCAGTTGCGTTGTGCGGAATAGTTTTCGAAGGGGTGTTCCACGACGGCTGCCCCCGCGGCGGCGGCGATTTCGCGGGTGCGGTCGGTGCTGCCGGAGTCCACCACGAAAACTTCACAGGCGAGTCCTTGCAGGCTGGCCAGGCAGGCGGGGAGATTCACTTCCTCGTTATAGGCGAGGACGACGACGGAAACACGCGGGAGAGCAGCGGTGTCATCGGCGAACGCGGACGGTGCCCTGAGATCGCTGGCGTGCAAGAAACCCCCGATGGGATGCGATTCGTAACTAGTACCACAGGCGGCGACGGCGCCGCAATCGGTTGGAAGACCTTCCGCATTGCACATATAATTCGCGCATCCCGATGGAACTCACGGTCGTAACCCCCACGTTCAACGAGGCGGACAACGTCGAGCGCTTCGTGCGCACCGTTTCCGAGGTGTTGCGCGGCATCGGGCACGAGATCGTGATCGTGGACGACGATTCGCCGGACCAGACCTGGCGCGTCGCCCAGGAACTCAGCAAAACTTACCCTACGTTGCGCGTCTTGCGGCGGCAGGCGCGACCCAGCCTGGCCGGATCGGTGATCGAGGGGTTCGCGATGGCGGCGGGCGAGGCCGTGGCCTGCATTGACGCCGACCTGCAACATGATCCCTCCATCCTGCCGAAGATGCTGGCGGAGTTGCGCGCCGGGGCGGAGCTGGCGGTGGGCTGCCGCTACATGCCGGGCGGAGGCACCACGGAATGGAACTGGCTGCGGCGCCACCAGTCGTGGCTGGCAACGCGCATGGCGCAGGCGTATCTCGGGCTGCGCTTGCGCGACCCGATGTCGGGATACTTCCTGATGTGGCGCAAGGATTTCTTGCGCATCCAGCGGCAGCTCAGCGCGCAGGGATTCAAGATCCTGATTGAGATTGCCGCCCGGCTGCAGCCGCAACGCATGGCCGAGGTGCCGTACGTGTTTGGCCCGCGCCTGGCGGGCACGTCGAAGCTGACCGCTGCCGTGGCGTTCGATTATCTTGCCCAGCTCCGCCGCCTGCGCGCGACGGCATCGCGATCGCCGGCGAGAGCCGCCCACTCCGCTACCTAGCCGCGGCACCCGCGTTTCGGGCCAGCAATTCGGTGTAGACGGCCAGCATGCGCGCGCCGATCGTGTCCCAGGAAAACTCCCGCTGCATCCATTCGCGGCCGCGCATTCCCATTTCGCGCCGGGGCGCCGAGCGCAGCCGGGTGATGGCGGCGGCGATGCTCTCCGGGCTGTTGTCGATCCACAGGCCGCAGCCGTGCTGCTCGACACCCTGCCAGGGCGTGCCGCGGCCGGCAATCACCGGCACCGCGCGCGCCAGCGCTTCGGCCACCACGATGGCGAAGTTTTCCGTGAACGACGGCGCCACGCACACATCGGCCTGCTGAAAGACGCGCTCCTTGGCGTCGTCGAGCACTTCGCCGACCATGATCGCCTTCCTGCCGAGGCCGAGGGCGCGGATACGGCCGGCGATGGAGCGAAGATAGGCATCCTCACCGCCGCCCGCGATGATTAGAGTCCAGGGAAAATCCAGGCGCGCACAGGCGTCCAGCAGGTTTTCGATTCCCTTCTTCGGGTCAAGGCGGCCGATAAAGAGCAGCCGCAAGGGGCCGCTGCTTTCCTGGCGAGACACGGTGGCCGGAATCTCTATGCCGTTGGGGATGACCTCGGCGCGCGCGGCGGGGAATTTCTCCAGGCTCTCGAGCCGCTCCTGTTCGCTGGTGACGTGCAGAACCAGGGACTCGGGAGCGAGACCGCGGGTGATCATCTCCCACATGGACTTGACGCCGGAGCGGCGTGAGCCGCTCCAGCGCTGGAGCGCGCCCCGCGGCGACCACACCACCGGCTTCGACTGCCGGCGCGCGCTTGCCAGCGTGGGGAAGGTGGTGAAGTTGTACATCGCGGTCAGATGCACGACATCGGCCCAGCGCACGTACTCGGGCAGCGCGCGCAACAGTTGAGGCGAGACCGAGTGCCGCAGGCGGCGCGCGCAGTAGCGGACCGCGATACCGTCGCCCATGCGGTGCTCGCGGGAGGTGTCCACGGGCAGCACGGCGTTCAGGCCGTTGGTGTTGGTGGTGAGAACGCGGACCTCGCATCCCAGCCGCGCCAGCGCATTGCACAGCGCGTACACCGAGCGGATGGGACCGCCATAGACGTGAGCGGGAAAGAACGACGGCACCACGTGGGCGATCTTCAGCGGCGGGCGGACGGGGTCTCCGGCGGGCCCGCCGTTGGCCTGCTGGGGTTGTCTAGCGGGTGACGGCATGCAGCGCCTCGAGCACTCCCCGGACCGCGACCTCGGTGGAGTAATGCTTGATTTTGTCCGCCGCCGCTTCCCCCATGGTGCGCAGGCAATCGCGGTCGGCGGCGAATTTCGACAGCAGCGCCGCCAACCGGTCCACATCGCCGAGGGGGAAAACCGCGCCGGTTTCAGGGGTCACCAGGTCGGGGCCACAGCCGACCTTGTCGGAAACGATGCAGGGGCGGCCGCACACCATGGCCTCGTTCACCACCAGGCCCCAGGTTTCACCTCCGTCGGAACAGAGCACCAGCATGTCGGATGCAACGTAGGACTTCACTATTTCACTCTGGTTGAGAAAACCGGCGAAGGTGACCGGAACGCTGTGCTCGCGCGCAAACGCTTCCGACTCGGCGCGGAGAGGGCCGTCGCCCACCATCAAGCCGTGGATGCGGGCACCGCCGCGGGCGGCAATTTCCAAGGCCTGCAGGAAATCGAGGGGGCGCTTCTTGGGAATGAATTTCGCAGCCCAGAGAAACACCGCGGCATCTTCCGGCGCTTTCCATTGCGCGCGAAGCTGCGGGCGGCAAGGCACCAGGCGCGCGGCATTTTCGGAAAACCAATGTTCGTCAATGGCATGGGGCACAAGGAAGATGCGTTCAGGGCGGGCGCCGTAGTACAGAAAATAATCGCGCGCCCAGCGGCCGACGGCCAGGCAGGCATCCATGCGGGGAATGAATAGTCGATAGGCCGGCAGCTTGACCGCTTCCTTCAACGCGGAGCGCTCGGTATGCAGGTGGGAATCGCTGCGCACCATCACCGGGGTCCGGGTTTTCCAGCAGGCACGGATGGATTGCCAGTAACTCTTGCGGTGCCATCCACAATTGATGACCGCATCGAAGCGCTGCTCGCGAATGATGCCGCTGATCTCGGGCGTATCCAATCCGGAAAAATGGCTGACGGACGGATGGGTAGCAACGTTTTTCAGAAAGCAGAAGCGGTACCCGTCCAGCAGCGGGAGGTCCCAATCGAACTCGACTCCAAACCCCGCGGCGGCCTGTTGGCTGGGAGTGGCGTGATGGCAGAAAAAAACTTCCAGGTCGAGTTCCGGATGTGCCGCCATGGCGCGAAACCATGGCGCCTGGTACTGGATAGGGTGCGTCGTGACGATGGCGATACGATACGGCAAAGTGTGCGAGTGGCTCCTGCTGTATGTATCACAGCCGGTCGGACCGGAGCAAAGGCGCAGAATCCTCGGGGAAACTCACATCCGGGCAGCCGTCGTGAGGTTGCGGACCAGCGGGCAGCATCAGTAGTTGTAGTGCCGGCAAGTTTTGCAGATTTCAGGGACCTTGTTTTTCCTGCGCCACTCGGAGCGCAGGCGCGCCACCTTTTCGCCACTCCATAGTTCGGCGAGGGTGTTGTCTTTCACGTTGCCCAGCGTGAGCTCGCTGCTCGCTTCGAAGTCCCGGCAATTGCAGGCCCCGACGTTCCCGTTGGAGTACACGATCATTCCCCCGAAGAGCTGCGCACAAGGGCGGAACGCGCGTGGGACCAGTGGACGCTTCTTCAGGTAGGGCGGAAGCTGAACCGCACCCTGCCAATCGTCCACGTACGCGCCACGCGTCTTGACATTGGCCACGAGATCCTGCTCGACCATGCTGTTGATCCGCTGGAAGTCGGCGTGCTTCAAGACCGCTTCCACGGGCTCGTTGGTCGGTTTGATGTGGATGACATAGATGATCTTATTTTCGCGGCGCTTGTTCTCCTCGATAAGCGTGAGGAGGTTCCTCATCATCTGGTCGTACTTGTCGACGCCGAAAAACTCCGCGTACTTCTCACGTCCCGACAAGGCGGTGGAAATGGATATCCACTTGATGCCGGAGTCCCAGAACTCGTCGATCGGAAAACGGTGCAGCCACTGCAGCGTGGTAACGAAGCCGACCGAGTTGAACTGCGGGTAGGTGCGGGTGGCGTAACGGGCACGTTCCAGCAGATACGGGTCGAGCAGCGGGTCGCCGATAGTGACGTTGAAGTCGAGCGCGGAGGACCCCATGGCTGCCAGTTCGTCCACCGCCTTCTTGAACAGTTCCATCGAGAGCGGTTGCTTTTTCCGCTGCATCACGGGATTGGCGCAGAAGGCGCACTTGGCATTGCAGACGTTGGTGGACTCAATGGAAAGGTGCGGCGCGCTAGGAGCGCGATAACGGTTGGGATCGAAACAGCGCCGCACGTAGGTGCGGCAAAAGCGCAACGCCTTGGTCATCCAGACGATTTTCGTTTCAAGCGCGGCCCTGACACTCATTGAGACACCGACACGTAGCTGACGGAAAACCTGGAAACGACGCGCCCCACATCAGTCTGGCAATAGCAGCATTATAGCAATCAACGAATGCGCGCGGAGTGTCTACTCTTGTACACCTGATAGGGGCGCAAGCGCGTGAACTCTCCGCTTACCCTCTTACCACGGCACTCCGATTATTAGCGCGGCGGGCCAGCGCACGGTCAAAAGCTTCCGCCATCCGCCGCGACATGGCACGCGTGGTGTACTGCTCGAACGCAGTCCAATCGGTGTTCGGCTGCAGCGGGCCGGGCGAAGCCAGCAGCGCCGTCAACCAGGCGCGGATTTCCGGCACGCCCTTGGCCGGGGGACCATCCGCGTTGTCAAAGGTGACCACCTTGCCGGCGCGGGTTTGCGCCGCGATGCGGACGACGCTGCTTTCCCGGTGAAAGATGGCCAGCAGCGGCTTCTGCGCCAGCACGTAAGGAAACAGCTTCGAGGCGGTATAGTGCGGCGCGTCCGAGCCGATCATGACTACGCCGTCGGAGTCGAGCAGCACCTGCAGCGCGTCCAGATAGGCCACGCGGGCGGGCCGCTCGGTGATGCTTCGTTCCACGCCCATCTCGCGCGCCACCGGCATCACCTGCTCGGTGGCCTGCGGTGAATAGGTTGTGCCTACAAAATGCAGCCGCAGCCGGCCGAACAGCGTGGGGTCATCGCGCAGGCCGAGGCGCACTGCCTCGAACAGAGCCCGCAGGGTGGCGTTCATGCCGGGGATGCACACGCCGACGTAAGACACGTGAATGAGGCCATCGCCGGGAGTGAACACGGGATTGGCGCGCCGGTGCCGGCTGAGGTATTCGAAATCGGCGGGCTCGCCGCCCAGAGGAATCTCCGTGGTAGGGATATCCTTCAACCAGGGA carries:
- a CDS encoding carbamoyltransferase; protein product: MYILGINAYHGDAAAALIQDGQLIAAVEEERFNRKKHCAGFPAMAVRYCLQEAGITPADLDHIGISRDPSANLHKKILFSMSRLSKVGNLIGTRLANAAKVRNLKDELARALEIPADQFRAQFHNVEHHKAHMASCFLVSEFERAAILSIDGFGDFISTMWGLGEGARMQVLGEIEFPHSMGCVYTATTQYLGFPHYGDEGKVMGLAPYGKPRFLDQFREIVTTEKDGRFKLNLDYFLHHSEGVEMTWDEGSPTIGRIFSDRFIETFGPAREKGGPMSSRQEDVAASLQARLEEVSFHILQHLHQQTGGDRLCLSGGVAFNSVMNGKILLHTPFKQIYAQPAAGDAGTAVGVCYYLHNIELKQPRAFVMEHAYTGPGYENGQIEAAVLGSGMRHTRLQPECVTQTAARAIADGQIVGWFQGRMEFGPRALGNRSIVVDPRRAEMKDILNARIKKREPFRPFAPSILEDRVEEYFEQTHPAPSMLMVYQVKADKRAQVPAITHVDGSGRLQTVSRSTNPRYYDLIRDFDKITGVPVVLNTSFNEDEPIVCTPQDALNCFQRTRMDKLFVGDYLVEH
- a CDS encoding glycosyltransferase family 2 protein → MCNAEGLPTDCGAVAACGTSYESHPIGGFLHASDLRAPSAFADDTAALPRVSVVVLAYNEEVNLPACLASLQGLACEVFVVDSGSTDRTREIAAAAGAAVVEHPFENYSAQRNWAQQNLPLHAAWVLHLDSDERLTPPLVAEINEVLHNPPAALDGFLFRKRTVFMGRWIRHGGHYPAYHLRLFRKDRGSCETRLYDQHFVVPGKSLALRHDYIDVLTSDLNQWTLRHLRWAELEAREALESERAPNRVRADAFGDPIQRRRWLREGFYGRWPLFLRPFLYWIYRYFFRLGFLDGREGLIFHFLQGCWFRLMIDAKIYEFRRRQ
- a CDS encoding polyprenol monophosphomannose synthase, whose amino-acid sequence is MELTVVTPTFNEADNVERFVRTVSEVLRGIGHEIVIVDDDSPDQTWRVAQELSKTYPTLRVLRRQARPSLAGSVIEGFAMAAGEAVACIDADLQHDPSILPKMLAELRAGAELAVGCRYMPGGGTTEWNWLRRHQSWLATRMAQAYLGLRLRDPMSGYFLMWRKDFLRIQRQLSAQGFKILIEIAARLQPQRMAEVPYVFGPRLAGTSKLTAAVAFDYLAQLRRLRATASRSPARAAHSAT
- a CDS encoding glycosyltransferase, producing the protein MPSPARQPQQANGGPAGDPVRPPLKIAHVVPSFFPAHVYGGPIRSVYALCNALARLGCEVRVLTTNTNGLNAVLPVDTSREHRMGDGIAVRYCARRLRHSVSPQLLRALPEYVRWADVVHLTAMYNFTTFPTLASARRQSKPVVWSPRGALQRWSGSRRSGVKSMWEMITRGLAPESLVLHVTSEQERLESLEKFPAARAEVIPNGIEIPATVSRQESSGPLRLLFIGRLDPKKGIENLLDACARLDFPWTLIIAGGGEDAYLRSIAGRIRALGLGRKAIMVGEVLDDAKERVFQQADVCVAPSFTENFAIVVAEALARAVPVIAGRGTPWQGVEQHGCGLWIDNSPESIAAAITRLRSAPRREMGMRGREWMQREFSWDTIGARMLAVYTELLARNAGAAAR
- a CDS encoding glycosyltransferase family 4 protein, translating into MPYRIAIVTTHPIQYQAPWFRAMAAHPELDLEVFFCHHATPSQQAAAGFGVEFDWDLPLLDGYRFCFLKNVATHPSVSHFSGLDTPEISGIIREQRFDAVINCGWHRKSYWQSIRACWKTRTPVMVRSDSHLHTERSALKEAVKLPAYRLFIPRMDACLAVGRWARDYFLYYGARPERIFLVPHAIDEHWFSENAARLVPCRPQLRAQWKAPEDAAVFLWAAKFIPKKRPLDFLQALEIAARGGARIHGLMVGDGPLRAESEAFAREHSVPVTFAGFLNQSEIVKSYVASDMLVLCSDGGETWGLVVNEAMVCGRPCIVSDKVGCGPDLVTPETGAVFPLGDVDRLAALLSKFAADRDCLRTMGEAAADKIKHYSTEVAVRGVLEALHAVTR
- a CDS encoding radical SAM protein; protein product: MSVRAALETKIVWMTKALRFCRTYVRRCFDPNRYRAPSAPHLSIESTNVCNAKCAFCANPVMQRKKQPLSMELFKKAVDELAAMGSSALDFNVTIGDPLLDPYLLERARYATRTYPQFNSVGFVTTLQWLHRFPIDEFWDSGIKWISISTALSGREKYAEFFGVDKYDQMMRNLLTLIEENKRRENKIIYVIHIKPTNEPVEAVLKHADFQRINSMVEQDLVANVKTRGAYVDDWQGAVQLPPYLKKRPLVPRAFRPCAQLFGGMIVYSNGNVGACNCRDFEASSELTLGNVKDNTLAELWSGEKVARLRSEWRRKNKVPEICKTCRHYNY